The Bradyrhizobium ottawaense genome window below encodes:
- a CDS encoding NAD-dependent epimerase/dehydratase family protein produces the protein MRVFATGASGFLGSYLVADLMARGHEVAVLLRPASSYWRLGPLHDRLHVIPGSLEHPDGLRGALGAFAPDAVVHMAWRGVAGSDRNSPVQAINVADTVGLAELAAEAGARIFVGAGSQAEYGPYDRPIREDDAPRPTTLYGMAKLAAGSMAMRLCEERGLRAAWLRIFSTYGPKDADHWLIPSMIRNLRSGHRMALTACEQRWGFLHARDAASAFRLAITHEAASGIFNVGSADAPPLRETVTRLRDLVAPGAALGFGELAYRPDQVMVLAADVSRMLALGWKPEVPLDQGLRETVEWHDATKSS, from the coding sequence ATGCGTGTTTTTGCCACCGGCGCGAGCGGTTTTCTGGGCTCCTATCTCGTTGCGGACCTCATGGCGCGGGGGCACGAGGTGGCCGTCCTGTTGCGGCCGGCAAGTTCCTATTGGCGCCTCGGGCCGCTTCATGACCGGCTGCACGTGATCCCGGGCAGTCTGGAGCATCCGGACGGGCTGCGCGGAGCGCTGGGGGCGTTCGCGCCGGACGCGGTCGTGCACATGGCCTGGCGGGGCGTCGCGGGCAGCGATCGCAACAGCCCGGTTCAGGCCATCAACGTGGCCGACACGGTGGGCCTCGCCGAGCTCGCAGCCGAGGCCGGCGCCAGGATCTTCGTCGGAGCCGGATCGCAGGCGGAGTACGGACCCTATGATCGTCCGATCCGGGAGGACGACGCGCCACGGCCGACGACATTGTACGGCATGGCCAAGCTCGCGGCCGGATCGATGGCGATGCGCCTGTGCGAGGAGCGCGGGCTGCGTGCCGCCTGGCTCAGGATTTTCTCGACCTACGGCCCGAAGGACGCCGATCACTGGCTGATTCCGAGCATGATTCGGAACTTGCGCTCGGGACATCGTATGGCGCTGACGGCCTGCGAGCAGCGCTGGGGATTTCTGCACGCGCGCGACGCCGCGAGCGCCTTCCGGCTGGCAATCACCCATGAAGCGGCGAGCGGCATCTTCAACGTCGGCAGCGCGGACGCCCCGCCGCTGCGCGAAACGGTGACGCGGCTGCGCGATCTCGTCGCCCCCGGCGCCGCTCTCGGCTTCGGCGAGTTGGCGTATCGGCCCGATCAGGTTATGGTCCTGGCTGCGGACGTTTCGCGCATGCTTGCCTTGGGCTGGAAGCCCGAAGTGCCGTTGGATCAGGGACTACGCGAGACGGTAGAGTGGCATGACGCGACCAAATCTTCCTGA
- a CDS encoding phosphotransferase, whose product MLSKIAFFETDDRPDIAADRAHLLPALLQHLQSLGRNVTVAAAPGGTLGACFEADIAGEKRFLKTHLPGPRARASLAKEADILEQLYGNTIVLDRFEIPLADGAARLCLMMPALVPQAAPMPPADAAAMACACSERLKDWQPDGLASFDHYLASAAEALKTLSSRGLLERAGAIEVGRLIALLGDRLADLPEALCHGDFGPKNIMLQGAARRVIDWEDAFRGIAGYDYLYWLTFMENRPFLQEAAFGRTGLSPEVERAILVLVVLLKSYLAVLSGEYLKHAVSAEDRIAEILDLPV is encoded by the coding sequence GTGCTGAGTAAGATCGCGTTCTTCGAAACCGACGACCGCCCCGACATCGCCGCCGATCGCGCGCACCTCCTGCCCGCGCTGCTACAGCATCTGCAATCCCTCGGCCGCAACGTCACCGTTGCGGCGGCCCCCGGCGGCACGCTTGGTGCCTGCTTTGAGGCGGATATCGCCGGCGAAAAGCGGTTTCTGAAGACGCATCTGCCGGGCCCGCGCGCGCGCGCCAGCCTCGCCAAGGAAGCCGACATCCTCGAGCAGCTCTACGGCAACACGATCGTGCTCGACCGGTTCGAGATCCCGCTCGCGGACGGAGCGGCGCGACTCTGCCTCATGATGCCCGCGCTGGTGCCGCAGGCCGCCCCGATGCCGCCCGCTGATGCCGCCGCAATGGCCTGCGCGTGCAGTGAGCGGCTCAAGGACTGGCAGCCGGACGGCCTTGCCTCTTTCGATCACTATCTGGCGTCCGCCGCAGAGGCACTGAAGACGCTTTCGAGCCGCGGCCTGCTGGAGCGGGCCGGCGCGATCGAGGTGGGCAGGCTGATCGCGCTGCTCGGGGATCGTCTGGCGGATTTGCCCGAGGCGCTCTGTCACGGCGATTTCGGGCCGAAGAACATCATGCTCCAGGGCGCCGCGCGGCGCGTCATCGACTGGGAAGATGCATTCCGCGGCATCGCCGGCTACGACTACCTGTACTGGCTGACCTTCATGGAGAACCGGCCGTTCCTGCAAGAGGCCGCCTTCGGCCGAACCGGCCTTTCGCCCGAGGTCGAGCGCGCCATCCTCGTGCTCGTCGTCCTGCTCAAATCCTATCTGGCGGTCTTGTCGGGCGAGTATCTGAAGCACGCGGTGTCGGCAGAGGACCGCATTGCCGAGATCCTCGATCTGCCGGTCTGA
- a CDS encoding DUF6056 family protein, giving the protein MYNQGVIPLAARPHADRRAWIGWTLCSLFPAIFLLLLFALTSLSAPEHDDFCFADLYARHGFIDTVSLFYHSQSGRVLALWLTQVPPAISAAANVSLLSAYSLMMAVSAALFLAGTALAMVRAWPRTAALQLVFLTLAFASAVVSAAPSVRDLLYWLSAVTCYVPPALITILILGECVRALDGEAGFSWTLSLAMALGGFVAALGNEFTGTWLLLIVSASLGARYLFGQQRQIVHHILIATTIAIGWIIVVSASGNSTRMEQLPNGGHVTWSLLLALIDSLAGLGRFLREPAVVVWLAAVGLIALAEPQATQPAPRKGKMLALGTIAICLACCYFEYFAHRYATGMRLIERAQNQALILLLFGSTLGVRLLVGAYSQQLRERLAAGAFRGLLGPVGLPASLALLTIVSLSLSSTAFQLRAQWQGLYPYWQESADRHALLTTRPEPVVVVPRHKWTPSLLMTADVTADADRLPNDCIARYYHKSAVYGADTPR; this is encoded by the coding sequence GTGTACAATCAAGGTGTTATTCCACTGGCAGCGCGTCCCCACGCCGATCGCCGGGCCTGGATTGGCTGGACGCTCTGCAGCCTGTTTCCTGCAATTTTCCTGCTGCTTCTGTTCGCGCTCACGTCGCTTAGCGCGCCCGAGCATGACGACTTCTGCTTCGCGGATCTGTACGCGCGTCACGGGTTCATCGATACCGTATCGCTCTTCTATCATTCGCAATCGGGCCGGGTGCTGGCCCTGTGGTTGACCCAGGTTCCGCCGGCGATCTCTGCCGCGGCAAATGTCAGCTTGCTGTCGGCCTATTCACTGATGATGGCTGTGAGCGCGGCGCTGTTCCTGGCCGGCACTGCCCTCGCCATGGTCCGGGCCTGGCCCCGCACCGCCGCTCTCCAGCTGGTTTTCCTCACGCTCGCATTCGCGAGCGCCGTGGTCAGCGCGGCGCCGAGCGTGCGGGATCTGCTGTATTGGCTCTCGGCCGTGACCTGTTACGTCCCGCCAGCCTTGATCACCATCCTGATCCTCGGGGAGTGCGTTCGGGCGCTTGACGGGGAAGCCGGCTTCTCGTGGACGCTCAGCCTCGCGATGGCCCTGGGCGGTTTCGTCGCTGCACTGGGCAATGAATTTACCGGAACATGGCTGCTGCTGATCGTCTCGGCGTCACTGGGCGCGCGGTATCTCTTCGGCCAGCAGCGTCAGATCGTGCATCACATCCTGATCGCGACCACCATCGCGATCGGATGGATCATCGTCGTCTCCGCCAGCGGCAACAGCACGCGCATGGAGCAGCTCCCGAACGGCGGGCATGTGACATGGTCGCTTCTTCTAGCGCTGATCGATTCGCTCGCCGGTCTCGGCCGCTTCCTTCGAGAACCCGCCGTGGTCGTCTGGCTCGCCGCTGTCGGCCTCATTGCGTTGGCCGAGCCGCAAGCCACGCAACCAGCGCCGCGAAAGGGCAAGATGCTGGCTCTCGGCACGATCGCGATCTGCCTGGCATGCTGTTACTTCGAATATTTCGCTCATAGATATGCGACGGGGATGCGACTCATCGAGCGGGCGCAGAATCAGGCGCTCATCCTGCTGCTGTTCGGATCGACGCTGGGCGTCAGGCTGCTCGTCGGCGCCTACAGCCAGCAATTGCGCGAACGGCTTGCGGCGGGCGCGTTTCGTGGCCTGCTCGGTCCGGTCGGGTTGCCTGCGAGCCTGGCGTTGCTCACGATCGTCTCGCTCAGCCTGAGCTCAACGGCGTTTCAGCTGCGCGCCCAATGGCAGGGCCTGTATCCGTACTGGCAGGAGAGCGCCGATCGGCATGCCCTGTTGACCACGAGGCCCGAGCCGGTTGTCGTGGTTCCTCGGCACAAATGGACGCCGTCCCTGCTGATGACCGCCGATGTGACGGCGGACGCCGACAGATTGCCGAACGACTGCATCGCCAGATACTACCACAAATCCGCCGTCTACGGCGCCGACACGCCGCGATGA
- a CDS encoding transketolase family protein, translated as MRTTFIESLSQAASENPDIWLLCGDLGYSVLEPFAAQFPDRYLNVGVAEQNMAGIAAGIALSGKTVFIYSIGNFPTLRCLEQLRNDVCYHGADVKVVAVGAGYAYGSQGYTHHALEDAGIMSMLPGIEVFVPCDPMEVRAATRLIAGSGKPSYLRLSRQGEPNLGAAVPDLRKPRVLRDGRDVVILASGPIASRALEAADELTRRGRDVGVVSVSCLKPLDEAAIRDAARDASLIVTLEEHILRGGLFSLVAGAFSGDAVRPPITGMGIPEQGGKTSQAGSREALLDAAGLSAQAIVARVEQSLAKR; from the coding sequence ATGAGAACGACGTTCATCGAGAGCCTGTCGCAGGCGGCAAGCGAAAACCCCGATATCTGGCTGCTCTGCGGCGATCTCGGCTACTCCGTGCTGGAGCCGTTCGCGGCGCAGTTTCCCGATCGTTATCTCAATGTCGGTGTGGCCGAGCAGAACATGGCGGGGATCGCCGCCGGAATCGCGCTATCGGGCAAGACCGTCTTCATCTACTCGATCGGCAATTTCCCGACGCTGCGCTGCCTCGAGCAGCTCCGCAACGACGTCTGCTATCACGGTGCCGACGTCAAGGTCGTGGCGGTGGGTGCCGGCTATGCCTATGGCAGCCAGGGCTACACCCACCACGCGCTCGAGGATGCGGGGATCATGTCGATGCTGCCGGGCATCGAGGTGTTCGTGCCCTGCGATCCCATGGAGGTGCGGGCCGCGACGCGTCTGATCGCAGGAAGCGGCAAGCCCTCTTATCTGCGGCTCAGCCGTCAGGGGGAGCCGAATCTCGGCGCCGCCGTGCCCGACCTGCGCAAGCCTAGGGTTTTGCGTGACGGACGGGATGTCGTCATCCTCGCGTCGGGACCGATTGCCTCGCGCGCGCTGGAGGCCGCCGACGAGCTTACGAGGCGCGGCAGGGACGTCGGCGTGGTCAGCGTCTCCTGCCTGAAGCCGCTCGACGAGGCCGCGATCCGCGACGCCGCGCGCGACGCCTCACTCATCGTGACGCTGGAAGAGCACATCCTGCGCGGCGGCCTGTTCAGCCTGGTGGCGGGTGCGTTTTCCGGAGACGCGGTCCGGCCGCCGATTACGGGCATGGGTATTCCCGAGCAGGGTGGCAAGACCTCGCAGGCGGGATCGCGCGAGGCGCTACTCGATGCCGCGGGCCTCTCGGCTCAGGCGATCGTCGCGCGGGTCGAGCAATCGCTGGCGAAGCGCTGA
- the rfbF gene encoding glucose-1-phosphate cytidylyltransferase, which produces MKVVILAGGLGTRIAEETSTRPKPMVEIGGRPILWHIMKIYSHYGFHDFVICLGYKGFMIKEYFANYFLHMSDVTFHIAENRMEVHRETAEPWRVTLVDTGEDTQTGGRLKRVLPYVADEPFFALTYGDGVADIDLAAEIAFHKAHGRRATVSVVRPAKRFGAIAVEGDRVVNFEEKPNDDGGWINGGFFLLSPSVGELIAGDNTIWEREPMEQLVRGDDLRAYVHHGFWHPMDSLRDRNFLEGEWAGNRAKWRVW; this is translated from the coding sequence ATGAAAGTCGTAATTCTTGCGGGAGGCCTGGGCACCCGAATCGCGGAGGAGACCAGCACGCGGCCGAAGCCGATGGTGGAGATCGGCGGGCGGCCGATCCTGTGGCACATCATGAAGATCTACAGCCATTATGGCTTCCATGATTTCGTGATCTGCCTTGGCTACAAGGGCTTCATGATCAAGGAGTATTTCGCGAATTACTTCCTGCACATGTCCGACGTGACCTTCCACATCGCCGAGAACCGGATGGAAGTGCATCGCGAGACGGCCGAGCCGTGGCGGGTCACGCTCGTCGACACCGGCGAGGACACCCAGACCGGCGGCCGGTTGAAGCGGGTGTTGCCCTATGTCGCGGACGAGCCCTTCTTCGCATTGACCTATGGCGACGGCGTCGCGGACATCGACCTTGCCGCCGAGATCGCTTTCCACAAGGCGCACGGGCGGCGTGCCACCGTTTCGGTGGTGCGGCCGGCCAAGCGGTTCGGCGCGATCGCCGTCGAGGGCGACCGGGTCGTCAATTTCGAGGAAAAGCCCAATGACGACGGCGGCTGGATCAATGGCGGTTTCTTTCTGTTGTCGCCGTCGGTCGGCGAGCTGATCGCAGGCGACAACACGATTTGGGAGCGCGAGCCGATGGAGCAACTGGTGCGCGGCGACGATCTGCGCGCCTATGTGCATCACGGCTTCTGGCACCCGATGGACTCGCTGCGCGATCGTAACTTCCTCGAGGGTGAGTGGGCCGGCAACCGTGCCAAATGGAGGGTCTGGTGA
- a CDS encoding glycosyltransferase family 2 protein: MKTISVITPCYNEELNVRDCYEAIRKIFDGELHGYQREHIFCDNASDDRTMEILREIAAQDPAVKIIVNARNFGPLRNTFNGVMASRGDAVLLFMPADLQDPPELLPEFVKLWEAGYEIVYGIRAVREESRLMRGLRNAYYRVLTRFSELKVPPGVGDFQLVDRRVVEAMRHVRDAYPFMRMMTFECGGRMVGVPYTWRERKKGFSKNRAGALIDQGLNGLVSFTTAPVRFGLLAGFLISAVSIAYAIVNFIIGLVLYQKLAEPGILTLIVAMFFFGGVQLFFMGMIGEYVLAIYGQVREKPVVFERERVNFDPSPPPGA; the protein is encoded by the coding sequence GTGAAAACAATCAGCGTCATCACGCCCTGTTACAATGAAGAGCTCAACGTCAGGGATTGCTACGAGGCAATCCGGAAAATCTTCGACGGCGAGCTCCACGGCTACCAGCGCGAGCACATTTTCTGCGACAACGCCTCCGACGATCGCACCATGGAGATCCTCCGCGAGATCGCAGCACAGGACCCCGCGGTAAAGATCATCGTCAACGCACGCAACTTCGGACCGCTGCGCAACACCTTCAACGGCGTGATGGCCTCGCGCGGCGATGCCGTCCTGCTGTTCATGCCGGCGGACCTTCAGGATCCCCCGGAATTGCTTCCCGAGTTCGTCAAGCTGTGGGAAGCTGGCTATGAGATCGTCTATGGGATCCGCGCGGTGCGCGAGGAAAGCCGTCTGATGCGCGGGCTCCGCAACGCCTACTACCGCGTGCTGACCAGATTCTCCGAGCTCAAGGTGCCTCCGGGAGTCGGTGATTTCCAACTTGTCGACAGGCGCGTTGTCGAAGCCATGCGTCACGTCCGTGACGCCTATCCATTCATGCGAATGATGACGTTCGAATGTGGCGGTCGCATGGTCGGGGTGCCCTACACCTGGCGCGAGCGCAAGAAGGGGTTTTCGAAGAACCGCGCCGGCGCGCTGATCGACCAGGGCCTCAACGGGCTGGTGTCCTTCACCACGGCGCCGGTCCGGTTCGGGCTTCTCGCGGGCTTTCTGATCTCGGCAGTGAGCATCGCCTACGCGATCGTCAACTTCATCATCGGCCTCGTGCTTTATCAGAAGCTCGCCGAACCAGGCATCCTCACGCTGATCGTCGCCATGTTCTTCTTCGGCGGCGTACAGCTGTTCTTCATGGGCATGATCGGCGAGTACGTTCTCGCGATCTACGGACAGGTGCGCGAGAAGCCGGTGGTGTTCGAGCGCGAGCGCGTCAATTTCGATCCCTCGCCGCCGCCCGGCGCGTGA
- a CDS encoding glycosyltransferase family 2 protein: MPLVSIITPSWNVEGLIEETIRSVQSQTFADWELLIADDCSTDSTPAIIAGISERDPRVKLIRMPKNGGPALARQASIDAAQGRYLAFLDSDDLWLPEKLERQLAFAKAKQAALSYTAFRRINETNTVTGRLIEVPASLTYGQLLENTAIATLTAMVDREIAGPIAMKNEGYDDFCLWLSILKRGHTAYGLNEDLARYRVRGSSVSSRPARSAKWVWQIYRNVEHLSLIRSAWCFAHWGTRAWLKRREF; this comes from the coding sequence ATGCCGCTCGTCTCGATCATCACACCGTCCTGGAATGTCGAAGGCCTGATCGAGGAGACGATCCGCTCGGTGCAGAGCCAGACCTTCGCCGATTGGGAACTCCTGATCGCGGACGACTGCTCGACCGACAGCACGCCGGCGATCATCGCCGGCATCAGCGAGCGTGACCCGCGCGTCAAGCTGATCCGGATGCCGAAGAACGGCGGCCCGGCGCTTGCGCGCCAGGCGTCGATCGACGCCGCGCAGGGCCGCTATCTCGCCTTCCTCGACAGCGACGATCTGTGGCTGCCCGAGAAGCTCGAGCGGCAGCTCGCCTTCGCGAAGGCGAAGCAGGCTGCTCTCAGCTACACCGCCTTCCGCCGCATCAACGAGACCAACACCGTCACCGGGCGGCTGATCGAGGTGCCGGCCTCGCTCACCTATGGCCAGCTCCTGGAGAACACCGCGATCGCGACCCTGACCGCGATGGTCGACCGCGAGATCGCCGGTCCCATCGCAATGAAGAACGAGGGCTATGACGATTTCTGTCTGTGGCTCTCGATCCTCAAGCGCGGCCACACCGCCTACGGCCTCAACGAGGACCTTGCACGCTACCGCGTCAGGGGCTCCTCGGTCTCCAGCCGACCGGCACGCTCGGCCAAATGGGTCTGGCAGATCTACCGCAACGTCGAGCACCTCTCGCTGATCAGGTCGGCCTGGTGCTTTGCCCATTGGGGTACGCGGGCCTGGCTCAAACGGCGGGAGTTCTAG
- the rfbG gene encoding CDP-glucose 4,6-dehydratase → MTDPAFWRGKKVFLTGHTGFKGAWASLLLRRLGADVYGYALPPTHQSALFITARIADDIKHRIADIRDLYTLRSAMAEAEPDIVIHMAAQALVRPSYEEPVETFATNVMGTVHVLEAARPLRSVKVILNVTSDKCYENNGMGTAFSEGDRLGGDDPYSNSKACAELVTHSYRHSFFNAKGAARVATARAGNVFGGGDWARDRLVPDAMQAFLAGEALRIRNPNSVRPWQHALDPVLGYLSLVERLAGDERFVGGWNFGPDTASEVPVGTVVDHLIALWGDGARWTADSGPHPHEAAYLRLDCAKARSELGWTPRLDLAQGLRLTVDWYKALREGRDLRSFSLDQLDQVAGAAQA, encoded by the coding sequence GTGACGGATCCGGCATTCTGGCGCGGCAAGAAGGTCTTTCTCACCGGCCACACCGGCTTCAAGGGCGCCTGGGCGTCGCTGCTGCTGCGCCGCCTCGGAGCCGACGTCTACGGCTATGCACTGCCGCCGACACACCAATCCGCGCTGTTCATCACGGCGCGCATCGCCGACGACATCAAGCACCGCATTGCCGATATCCGTGATCTCTACACCTTGCGCTCCGCAATGGCGGAGGCCGAGCCCGACATCGTCATCCACATGGCTGCCCAAGCGCTGGTGCGTCCCTCTTACGAAGAGCCGGTCGAGACCTTTGCGACCAACGTGATGGGCACGGTGCATGTGCTGGAGGCGGCACGGCCTCTGCGCTCGGTGAAGGTGATCCTGAACGTCACCAGCGACAAATGCTACGAGAACAACGGCATGGGCACCGCCTTCAGCGAGGGCGACCGGCTCGGCGGCGACGATCCCTACAGCAACAGCAAGGCCTGCGCCGAGCTCGTGACGCATTCCTATCGCCACAGTTTCTTCAACGCGAAGGGAGCGGCGCGCGTCGCCACCGCGCGGGCCGGCAACGTCTTCGGCGGCGGTGACTGGGCGCGCGACCGTCTGGTGCCCGATGCGATGCAGGCGTTCCTGGCCGGCGAGGCGCTCCGCATCCGCAATCCCAATTCGGTGCGGCCCTGGCAGCACGCGCTCGACCCGGTGCTCGGCTATCTCTCGCTGGTCGAGCGATTGGCGGGCGATGAGCGTTTCGTCGGGGGCTGGAATTTCGGACCGGATACCGCAAGCGAGGTGCCGGTCGGGACCGTGGTCGATCATCTGATCGCGCTGTGGGGCGACGGGGCGCGGTGGACGGCCGATTCCGGCCCGCATCCGCACGAAGCCGCCTATCTCAGGCTCGACTGCGCGAAGGCGCGGAGCGAACTCGGCTGGACGCCGCGGCTCGATCTGGCGCAGGGCCTTCGGCTGACTGTGGATTGGTACAAGGCGCTGCGTGAGGGCCGGGACCTGCGCAGCTTCTCGCTCGATCAGCTCGACCAGGTCGCTGGCGCCGCGCAGGCCTGA
- a CDS encoding transketolase, translating to MVHAAKASHIGGCLSMADILAVLYTRILRVDPAEPQSPNRDRFVLSKGHATAIMYATLAECGFFSLAELDTYCRDGSIFTGHVSHAVPGVEVSTGSLGHGLPIAIGMALAARNAGAGSRVFCLLSDGECDEGSNWEGILFAPHHKLDNLCVIVDFNKIQSFGSVAEVLNLDPFAEKWKAFGWQVEEIDGHDLTALERALSGVPAASGRPTVVIAHTVKGKGVSFMENKLEWHYRSPSDELLAQALAEVGA from the coding sequence ATGGTGCATGCCGCGAAGGCCTCCCATATCGGCGGCTGCCTCTCGATGGCGGATATCCTGGCGGTGCTCTACACGCGGATCCTGCGCGTCGATCCCGCCGAGCCGCAAAGCCCGAACCGCGATCGCTTCGTGCTCAGCAAGGGCCACGCCACGGCGATCATGTACGCAACGCTCGCCGAATGCGGTTTCTTTTCTCTGGCCGAGCTCGACACCTATTGCCGCGACGGTTCGATCTTCACCGGGCATGTCAGCCACGCCGTGCCCGGCGTCGAGGTTTCGACCGGCTCGCTCGGCCATGGCCTGCCGATTGCGATCGGCATGGCGCTGGCCGCAAGAAATGCGGGCGCCGGCAGCCGCGTGTTCTGCCTGCTCAGCGACGGCGAATGCGACGAGGGCTCGAACTGGGAGGGCATCCTGTTCGCGCCCCATCACAAGCTCGACAATCTCTGCGTCATCGTCGATTTCAACAAGATCCAGAGTTTCGGCTCGGTCGCCGAGGTGTTGAACCTGGATCCGTTTGCCGAGAAATGGAAGGCGTTCGGCTGGCAGGTCGAGGAGATCGACGGCCACGACCTCACCGCGCTCGAGCGTGCGCTGAGCGGCGTGCCGGCGGCATCGGGCCGGCCGACCGTCGTGATCGCCCACACCGTGAAGGGCAAAGGCGTGAGCTTCATGGAGAACAAGCTCGAATGGCACTACCGCTCGCCTTCGGATGAGCTGCTCGCGCAAGCGCTGGCCGAGGTCGGCGCATGA
- a CDS encoding sulfotransferase family protein: MNDFRLAMVSAGFEHGGNVTHRHFDGHPDLLVYPFESQLGNRNFNDFLASVERVQYRYPEFPEGLTATELYEQMIDEELKTFLRKRNGSKFRDADCVMDEKKRVAEFARIVGEPPIFRRQVVEAYFRSTFAAWENYYTKPRPGMVHVGYSPAIGIDADRMVRDFPNVRILHIVRNPFSAYRDTKRRPFPQPLTKYLITWNIYHSTVEMFAKMYPENVRIFRYEDLVDDKRKFMTEAAGFIGVPFADSMLYPSWNGVEIKDSIAPWGTVLKSTKDYNQAVIQELSDEERKQIAQGTAALARHFGYDRIDYLSPLYRAE; the protein is encoded by the coding sequence ATGAATGACTTCAGGCTGGCCATGGTTTCCGCAGGCTTCGAGCACGGCGGAAACGTCACCCATCGTCACTTCGACGGTCATCCCGACCTGCTCGTCTATCCCTTCGAATCGCAGCTCGGCAACCGCAACTTCAACGACTTCCTGGCCTCGGTCGAGCGCGTCCAGTACCGCTATCCCGAATTCCCGGAGGGGCTGACGGCCACCGAGCTCTATGAGCAGATGATCGACGAGGAGTTGAAGACCTTCCTGCGCAAGCGCAACGGCTCCAAGTTCCGCGATGCGGACTGCGTGATGGACGAGAAGAAGCGGGTCGCCGAGTTCGCCCGCATCGTCGGCGAGCCGCCGATCTTCCGCCGCCAGGTGGTCGAGGCCTACTTCCGGTCGACTTTCGCGGCGTGGGAGAACTACTACACCAAGCCGCGCCCCGGCATGGTCCACGTCGGCTACTCGCCCGCCATCGGGATCGATGCCGATCGCATGGTGCGCGACTTTCCCAACGTCCGCATCCTGCACATCGTGCGCAATCCGTTCTCGGCCTACCGCGACACCAAGCGCCGCCCGTTCCCGCAGCCGCTGACCAAATACCTGATCACCTGGAACATCTATCACTCGACGGTCGAGATGTTCGCCAAAATGTATCCGGAGAACGTGCGGATCTTCCGTTACGAGGACCTCGTCGACGACAAGCGCAAGTTCATGACCGAGGCAGCCGGCTTCATCGGCGTGCCCTTCGCCGACTCCATGCTCTATCCGAGCTGGAACGGCGTCGAGATCAAGGACTCCATCGCGCCCTGGGGAACCGTGCTCAAGAGCACCAAGGACTACAACCAGGCCGTGATCCAGGAGCTCTCGGACGAGGAGCGCAAACAGATCGCACAGGGCACCGCGGCACTCGCCCGTCATTTCGGCTACGACCGGATCGACTATCTGAGCCCGCTCTATCGTGCTGAGTAA